The Suncus etruscus isolate mSunEtr1 chromosome 15, mSunEtr1.pri.cur, whole genome shotgun sequence genome contains the following window.
gggtttggtttttgggccacacccagcggtgctcaggggttactcctggctgtctgctcagaaatagctcctggcaggcacggggaccatgtgggacaccgggattcgaaccagccacctttggtcctggattggctgcttgcaaggcaaacgccgctgtgctctttcCAGGCCCCTGAAGGTTGTTTAAATGCACACAGtggacccagattctatctccgGTGATTTATAAGATCTCACAGGCCTCATTTGGACATAACTGCCCAGGACTGACCAGAGATGAAATTGTCCCTCCAGACTCACATGTCTATGGGTATTCCTCATTCACTCTCAGGTTCTGCAGAGCTAGAGGCTGAGGGCACCAGATTCAAAGCTGAAAACTAACTGAGAACTTGACCAGCAGGCCTTGATGTCATACCATTTCCAGCCCGAGGCTTAACAGGCCAGCGACCAGCCAGGAATGCAATTCTTGGCCTGAAAATTGGAGTTTCCACAGTTCTATCTCGGACCAGCTGTTCCCCACAGCTGGAGTCACCAGGTCTTGAAGAGATGGAAAAGGGGAAAGGTGAACTGCTTGAGTAGTGAGAACCTAGGAAAGAAACCACCAAAATTCCTATGAAAACAACCCCCACCCAGGACCAGACCATCCCCACACAAAGCAAACTTCAATTAAATAATGATGCTCAGTCATTCAGTTTAAGATATTCATGATTTTTCTTGGTCATTGTTTTCATTGGtcgtttttgtctttattcatttgtcatgcttgtttgctttgggggccatatatggtgatgctcaggttactcagGGCACTGCATCATATGCCAGGGATACCACagagatatcagggattgaacccagaggggtcacttgcaaggcaagagccctatctgtTGTTTTAGAACTTGGTCTCATCTTCTTCAACTCTGtcccaacaactaaaaaaaaacggtgttcagaaaatgacttgccttgcacaattctGGAGCAGGTTCTATTCACAGCATCCATATCCCATATCTTCGAGTACTAACAggcatagttcctgagcaccaaccaggagttaacccctgagcatcaccaaatgtggcacAAAATGTCCCTAAGATACAAAGATAGACAGACTGTGAGGTAACCTCTACTAAGATTATCCaagttggggggccggagagatagcatggaggtaaggcattttgcctttcatgcaggaggtcatctgttcgaatcctggcaccccatatggtcctccgtgcctgccaggagcaatttctgagcctggagccaggaataacccctgagcactgccgggtgtgaccccaaacaaaaacaaaaacaaaaacaaaaaaaagattatccaagttgaaaaaaaaattatccaaattGAAACACAAGGGATTTATTCATAAAAGCATGaagtagttttaattttcttgaataatCAGAGGTATGTCTGATGGCCTGAAGAGATATGAGGGAACTTGGGCATGGCGATTCGTCCAATGAGATGGCTACATTTCCCCAAATCCATGCAGACTCTCTCTACATCAAGCATATCAAGAGACCCAGACTGAGGGAATATTCCACTCAGAGAACACTTTGAAAAAACATTTACCCTTTATGCTGATGTAAACATATTAAGAAATGAAtactggatggggctggagtggcagTACAGCAGGCACTAGCTGACACACAGGAGGACACTTAATTGCACAGAGCTGACTGGGTTCAACTCCCAGAACAGTCTgctaaaagtgatccttgagtgcagtcaggaggaaGTCCTAAGCTTAGtcatatggcctaaaaacaaaacaaaaattcaagactgatgtcagagagagaaagcagcAGATAGTATGCAGGCATGCAATATGAACCACTCTATCCTCAGCATGCCTAAGTTTTCAGGGGTACCCCGGGGAGCATAGGCCTttgtgaagagccaggagaaagtcctgagcaataaaaaaaaatgtgccccACTacacagtaaaattttttttctagttagcATACCAAAGAATGTCAAAGGCTGGGAAATGGCCTAATTGTGACTAGGGCACAATCCTGGTGCCAGCAAGGTTTCCTGGTTTCCTTGGGACGTTCCAGACAATGCCAGCACCAGCACTTccagaggttgttttttttttttgctgcccaGGATGTGAACAATGGACTTGTTTCACTTAGGGGGACTACTGTGACCTTGGAGTTGCTCAAGCAATCACGTGTAAAAATGAACCTCGAATTAGGTGTGAGGCTGCAGCAAACCCTTCCCACATCATTAAATCTCTGGGGTTTCTAGAACTCTCCTGTGATTTCTTAGTACTGAGCATGTGCTAAAGACTTCCCCCTTCCAAACATGTGGGGCTTCACACCAGTGTGAATTCTGCCACAACTATAAGGTCTGCATATTGAGCAAAGGCCTCCCCACATCTCTTCTATGCTTATTAAGGTATATTTGTTTTTGTcccacctggagatgctcaggagttatgcttggctctgcactcagggatcactcctggtggtgcatgagAGACCAAGTGGGATGCTACACATCAAGGtctgttagccacatgcaaagaaaatacccatctggggcccggagagatagcacagcggtgtttgccttgcaagcagccggtccagggcctgaggtggttggttcgaatcccggtgtcccatatggtcccccgtgcctgccaggagctatttctgagcagacagccaggagtaacccctgagcaccgccgggtgtggcccaaaaaaaaaaaagaaaaagaaaaagaaaatacccatCTGAACTCTAGCTCTGACTAATATGTTCATATAGTCAAGTTTGAGGACTGAAATGTTGTTCCCACCTTCTCACATGTCTATCAAATATGCATTTTCCTTTATATGGCCAGAGTTGGGGATCAAGTGAAGGTCTTCATTCCTTACACATATAAGGCTTCTCTGCTGTAGAACTGTGCTGTCTAATAGTTTGAGAAGGAATATCGTACACATTTACTGCAGAATGAAAGATTTGAGCTATacaaaatgttttccttttttattaaaaacaatgtgaattagaagtctttcacagttgtagttCAGTAACATAATAACAGTGAACTAGGGTTgttgccaccaccagtgttgacctccctccaccacttcCCTGCATGTATCCCAAATCTCCACCCTcagcccctggactactagtgtaacaggtacaTTTTGTGTTTAGGTTGACATacattgggtctcttgattctgttgtcattaactttgactagtatatttagatctgacctctttttttttttttttttgttccactcaatgttcctgagaccacttggcccctgggctcCATCCActctttatttctccatttcacaatttgtaaaaagacataaaaatatgggacagcttcctgggagccgggagtctagcaggaggaggtttggcaggcccccgccatgccggaggcctgcttggccaggcctagggggggtgcgggacttgggtaaccccagcacccctctgccgccttgctccagatctccagggcttccccgggccacacgcctgggcaagccggcgagttgggtcccttggtggagcctgaaggtaccctaggccttcccccactatccatgcggctccttagggagggtctgggtggggccctgagcttctggtctcccagcttcttgaaggatctctccttcctgggagccgggagtctagcaggaggaggtttggctggcactggtaagctctgcccagtctacattttcaaaatcgcccccgcacgcacaagaaacattaatagtactctcacaagaaacattaatagtactctcacaagaaacattaatagtactctcacaagaaacattaatagtactctcacaagaaacattaatagtactctcacaagaaacattaatagtactctcacaagaaacattaatagtactctcacaagaaacattaatagtactctcggggccgggcggtggcgctaaaggtaaggtgcctgccttgcctgcgctatccttggatggaccgcggttcgatcccccggtgtcccatatggtcccccaagccaggagcaacttctgagtgcatagccaggagtaacccctgagcgttaccgggtgtggcccaaaaaccaaaaaaaaaaaaaaaaaaaaaaaaaaaaaaaaaaaaaaaaaatagtactctcacaagaaacattaatagtactctcacaagaaactgtaatagtactctcacaagaaactgtaatagtactctcacaagaaactttaatagtactcactatcattgaattatgtttttatgtatgcaaaatgtccattttgtactctgcccttttgcataccccttcataagttcatatttctctttaacttttttaactcctatcatcattactccttttataccctttctaacttaagtactgttgagtcataagtcacagaccaaagtggtgccctagagttaacacccacccaactattttaaaaggcataaaaaggacacatatcttttcaacattttatgggtgttttctttgacggctataacttttgctaaatactttcttatacagtgacgatcccccccatgttttttatcttctctttgtgaactgctcaatatggaatttggtgtgaaagaatccctcagtttaatacttatgtttgaaccaagtcatgggtcttgttggaaatgttcttatgcccccatatatctgatagcaccacgtggctttatatcttgtttgcgtaggcacactaacatggaaaaatactatacataccaataagttcttatctaataaaaatgggaacacacaaatcttgtagtgcaatgagaccttacaccctgaacattgacataaagacctggcacaggcctcagaagaatgggcattctccattcaccccttgatctacagaagacatttacaaaacatccaaggttgtatataacatcacctggtggcattcctgtaccaggaaagaccctacagctgctctgacatctactcaaaagaaacaccccttaacactgagaagacaacaagaaaaaAGACCTGCTtattggacagggcttgctgtattgccccttaattgtgaggtttgtctataacatcacctggaagcaatcctctaccacggaagaccctaccactgctcagacatcgtcctgctcaaaagagacttcccttaacactgagaagacttaacaacaacaacctgcttacaggaaagggcttcctgcattgccctttcatggtgaggtgaaacgagaaggcactccacatcatgacttcaatgtaggacatgcagattccagaatctttaatacagaaacatgagaccaacaacagagactgtgtgaaaagtgtgttggcactacagacaatgtcttggatcgaacaataactttcctgaggcctagagctggtcttatgccaggaaacttcaggggtaggatctctttgtatgtaggccaaggttattcctttccatgcctctcatattttggtgggcatatgcaaacaacaattgccactctaacaccgtttttactgtgctcctttgactctaatccttaaaacgcacccacttaaaatttgaggttaacttaagctaatatgcatgtacatggaaatgtaaaaaatactatgcctctaatgtttaaggagttatgtaagtttgatggctttagattgccttgtgtgctgttaagaaatattataatgtgctacaatctggggacttgagggacaaagtaattgcacatggattctgttttatttatcttaactttctttggtgaaagttcaaagttaagatatcagcaaggggacttcttctgataattatgttatgggtgattgtccttccactgtaactttaccttatcctctttctttgcatcttttgttctcataattcaaaataaaaaaattattaaaaaaaaatatgggacagAACAgagtgattcaagttctatggctCTATGGAAAAGAGAGGGACGCTACCTAGAATATAAGTACtgtaaaagtaaaagaagagaaaaagaaaaaaggataaaaaggggGGCAAAGGGACAATgcggcttttatttatttatttttgcttaggcacatcaaatgttggggaaaattagaaaaaaattccattGGCCCAAGAGATACACAGTGTTTCCACCCATGAAACATACTGAcagaagaccaactacaggctccgggcaTGTTGAGATTGTCCAGTCCCAATGTctctatggtcccagaaaaaattctgctcagtcagtTAACTCAGTCATTTTTCtgtagagatcttgattttttgcacaggtcctagttGAAGCCTAGAATAAAGTCTTTGTTGACCTATACAAAATTTAAAGGATAAAGTAACTTCCCAAAAGCCTTAAATTTATAAGATTTCTTACAATAATGACTTCTATGTTGATTAAGTTATGAAGAGCTCTTGAGGCTTTGAATCAATGTCTGTCATTATAATAATGTGAGTGTTTAATAAAAGCCTTCCCATCCTCCTTTTGCATATAAGGTTTCACTCTAGtgtgctttcttttttggtattaaGGGCACACTAGATGGTGTTCTGGCAATGCTCCTGACTGggtgcagaaattactcctggcagactcatcaacccaggtcagttgattatatggcaaatgccctatttgctatgcaaacactctggccccaaatatacaTTTTCTTATGCAGAGAAAATGTTTAGAAGTAAACAAGACTTCCCACACCCTACATGTCAGAATTTTCCCCagtttaaattatcttttttttttttttttttttggtttttgggccacacccggctgtgctcaggggttactcctggctatctgctcagaaatagctcctggcaggcacgggagaccatatgggacgccgggatttgaaccaaccaccttaggtcctggatctgctgcttgcaaggcaaacaccgctgtgctatctctccagcccctaaattatatttctttggtggtggtggtgaaaccTGTGGTACAAAAgacttctcctggctttgcactaaggaatCCATGCTGGTGATCTTGGGAAACCCTAGAGGATGCCGAGGATAAAACCCAGGCAGTGGAAGACTAATGCCAACCATGTtgtatgatcattcagaccatcCAGTTATCATTTTCATCTCTATAAAAGGGTTTAAATAGAACTGAAGACAGTCtcacattcctttttcttttctttttttttttttttttttggtttttgggccacacccggtgatgctcaggggttactcctggctatgcgctcagaagtcgctcctggcttgggggaccatatgggacaccgggggattgaaccgaggtccatcctaggctagcgcaggcaaggcttacctctagcaccaccgcccggccccagtctcACATTCCTTACACTCCTAATGTGTCTCTCAAGAATGAATTCTCTTATGTTTATGAAAGGATGAAAGGTAAGTAAAAGCCTTTCCACACTCTTGAAATAAgtcttctctcctgtatgaaatTCATGTGTAAAGAAAGGATTGAGGAAGAAGCAAAGGTCTTCCCACACAGCTGACATGAATAAGGCCTCTCTCCTGTATGGATTTTCATGTGCTTAGAAAGGGTTGAGGAAGAAGTGAAGGCCTtctcacactcctgacatgaataaggcctCTCTCCTATATGAATAGTCAAGAGCAAAGAAAGGattgaggaagaaggaaaggccTTCCCACATACCTGACAGGAATaaggtctctctctcttttatgaattttcatgtgcttAGAAAGGGTTGAGGAAGAagtaaaggccttcccacacttcTGACATGAATAAGTCCTCTCTCTTGTATGAATTTTCTTATGCATATAAAGGGCTGAGGACTGAGCAaaagccttcccacactcctgacatgaataaggcctctctcctgtatgaatattCTTGTGCTTAGAAAGGGTTGAGGAAGaactgaaggcctttccacactcctgacatgaataaggcctctctcctgtatgaatattCTTGTGCTTAGAAAGGGTTGAGGAAGaactgaaggcctttccacactcctgacatgaataaggcttctctcctgtatgaatgtTCTTGTGCATAGAAAGAGTTGAGGAAGAAACAAAGGTCTTCCCACACTCCCGACATGAATAAGGcctctctcctgtatgaattctctTGTGCATATAAAGGGCTGAGGACTGATTGAAGGACTTTCCACACTCCTCACATGAATacggtttctctcctgtatgaattttcaggTGGATTGTAAGGCTTGAAAATCGACtgaaggctttcccacactcctTACAGATGTAGGGTTTTTCGCCAGTATGTATTTTCCAGTGTCTAATAAGACTTGAGGCAACAGTGAAGGTCTTCCCACACTCCTCACAtgcataaggtttctctccactATGACTTTTCCTATGTTTACGAAGGTCTGAGAAGAATTTGAAGGCCTTCCCGCAATCATCACATACATGAGGTTTCTCTCTAGTGTGACTCATGAAGTGGCGAATGAGGTTTGAAGACTgagagaaggccttcccacactccttacatatgtaaggcttctctccagtatgagtATTCATATGCACTCTAATGTCTGAAAGGTTTCGGAAAGCCTTTCCACATTCGGGACATATATGAcgtttcttttgtttattgaccTTCTTTGGGTCACCTGGCTGTGAGAGTTGACCGAGAGCATGTCCACCTTGCTGATGAGTAGAGGAATCCTGTGTACTGGGAGTTTTCAAGGGTACATCATGGTGCTGAGCACAAGGGAAAGCACCCCCACATTGGTTGTGAGCCTGTCGCTGTGAAGGGCTCAGAGCAAACACTGATGTTTGCTCAGCCCAAAGAGGCCCCATTGCGGGGGTCTCTGTCCAAAGATTAGGTGAAGCAGATTCAGGAGTGTTGTGCTCAGTGGATGATGGTGCTGCTTCAAGGATGTTCTCTTCACTCTGCCCCACTCCAGAACATATGTCCCCCGAATCATCATTCCCATGGGGATGCAGGCAGGGCGGTTCTCTCCAGATTGTGTCCAACAGCAAAGAATCTACCTTGTTCCAGGAGGGCTGGCTGCTACTCTGTGGAACAACAGAAGGCCAGTCCAATTACCTCTCTCCCTTGACAGTCTCCATGTTAAATCCAGCCCTGCATGGCTGATTTccatcacaaaaacacaattttccACATAAGACACATACAGACATCAAAGAAATGTCCTTACTTAGAACATGAGGATGAAATGACAGCACAGTcatagggctttgccttgcatctggccaacctgggatgggaccaggttcgatccccagcatcctataagagcccccaagcctgcaagagcaatttctgagtgcagagccaagagtaaatcctgagcactggcaggtatggcaaaagaaaaaaaaaaaaagtcctttttttttttttttttttttggtttttgggccacatccgtgctgctcaggggttactcctggctgtctgctcagaaatagctcctggcaggcacgggggaccatatgggacaccgggattcaaaccaaccacctttggtcctggatcggctgcttgcaaggcaaacgccactgtgctatctctccgggcccaaaaagttCTTTCTTATGACAGATAGCAACTTAACAGCTACAGCAGAGAGGTATAAAGGTGACCCTAAATAAGCAGTTACCAGGTCTCCATAGGGAAGGCCCTCTTGGTGAAGTTTTGTGTTCAGAGagtacaatccctggcatctcatatgagtCCCAGAGCTGgccaagagaa
Protein-coding sequences here:
- the LOC126030437 gene encoding zinc finger protein 664-like produces the protein MGPLWAEQTSVFALSPSQRQAHNQCGGAFPCAQHHDVPLKTPSTQDSSTHQQGGHALGQLSQPGDPKKVNKQKKRHICPECGKAFRNLSDIRVHMNTHTGEKPYICKECGKAFSQSSNLIRHFMSHTREKPHVCDDCGKAFKFFSDLRKHRKSHSGEKPYACEECGKTFTVASSLIRHWKIHTGEKPYICKECGKAFSRFSSLTIHLKIHTGEKPYSCEECGKSFNQSSALYMHKRIHTGERPYSCRECGKTFVSSSTLSMHKNIHTGEKPYSCQECGKAFSSSSTLSKHKNIHTGERPYSCQECGKAFSSSSTLSKHKNIHTGERPYSCQECGKAFAQSSALYMHKKIHTRERTYSCQKCGKAFTSSSTLSKHMKIHKRERDLIPVRYVGRPFLLPQSFLCS